CATTCTTTCCCCTGAGAGCGTTGAAGGACTTTAAGATATCCCTTGAAATTAGATAAACAAGTTTTGGCTTTGAATTCTTCTTACCTCTTCTGCCTTCTCCAATGTAGTATAGCTCATCGCAATAGGGTTTTAGGAAATCCTTTGCAGATTCTCCATGATAAAGGCCAATCATCTTATTTATCTTGAAGTTTAGTTTATTTTCCTTTTCCAATTCCATTAATCTTTCGATAATGGGAATAAATGTCTTGGCAGGTGTGATTTCGCCTGCAAGGGCTATATTTTTAGATATCATCAGTTGAACCTCTTAAATTTTTAATGATAATGCAGATACCAATCAAATAGAATAGCCAAACTACTATATCTGTCGGTCCTGTTTCAATCCATATAATGGTCTGTGCAAGTAAAATTCCATAAAATGCACTTGTAACTCTTTTTTTGTGATTCTGTATGGCATGCAATGTTTTTAAAATCAAACCCAATATAAACATCTGTATAATCATTCCGATTATTCCAAAATCAAGTATGGCGGGACCGAATATGGTGGCAGTGATTGAATGTTCCCTCCCGGTTGTAACATTTCCGACTATGACTCTTGGATCGACATGTGTGAAAAATCCTGTTAAAGTAGAGTAGAAAAGACTTCCACCTGTTTGAAACTGATTCTGGATAGCAGTGGAAAATATATCCAATGTAAATGCAGCCCTATGTGACACCAGCTCCAGCGGGTTTAAGGTCCAATGCTGCCAGCTGATGGCTTGGACAGCTATAAATCCAACCACTATAAGAACGACCGCAATCGATATGATAGCCAATAAAATGTATTTGAAGTCAATATCTCTTGTATAGTACAATGTGATTAGAGCGGATAGCATTATTGCAATTGGAGTTGTCCTGTAACCTGTCAGGACAAACAGAAATGCACCTACTAACAATAAGATATAATGGGATTTTCTGTTGTATTTTGCAAGTAGGATATTGATGAACGGCATGAATATTATATATGAAACAAGCCAAATTTTGGTAGTTGCCCTAGCTTTCAATGTTGCAGAAAAAAGTGGAATGCCTCCCAGATAGACAAGATTGACTATCTGCAGGATTATTCCAAATAAAACCAGTCCCACTAGAATCAATTCGTTTTTTGAATACTTTTCGAACAATGATAATTTTTGGGGATTTATTGAATTTTTATTTGGCAAGACAAATTTATTTTTCATCAGATAATTGCTGGCATATATTCCCAAGATAAAAAACGAAAGCCCCACTGCAATATATATGTATAAATCCATATTTGGGGCAGGAATCTGCTTGTAAAAATACCACATAGGCATGGCAATTAATATGAATAGGATTACCAATGCAACAATGATTAACGGATGGAACAAATCAAATAGCTTATCTTTAAAATTGAAATTCATAATAATCCCTTTTTTAATTGATTATTAATATGTTTTAACTATTATAATAATCTTATTTTAAAAATTCAAATTTTAAATTTCAACTCCTCCATATCTATATCACCGTATATGTCTTCATCCAGCCAATGACTTTTGCATGCTACATGATCAAGCAGGACACATTGTGGTGGAATAGATAGGTTAGATGATTTCCAACCTCCTGAGATTAAGTTCAATACGCATGTTATGCCAATGATTCCCAATTCATGTTTATCTTCCTTTTTGGCTCCCTTAAATGCAGTCGATTCATGAGAAACAATGTAGACTTCATGGTTGGGATACTCCTTAGAAATCTTGTATACATTGCATTTTGGATTGCAGAATGTGCAGACATATCCCAGTCTTTCCTCTTTTGCCCTGCATTTCTTATTGTTTGCATTCATGCATCCAGGTAGGATTATAGCTTTTCTCTGTCTTTTCTCATATTCGTCCTTGAATATCCTGTTCATTATCTCGGCTCCAAGCATGTTCAAGTGATATTCAAGTTCATGTCCATGATAGAAAATGACGTCCTCCTCCATTAGATGGCTGTTTCCATTATTTTCAAGATATTTT
This genomic interval from Methanobrevibacter sp. contains the following:
- a CDS encoding oligosaccharide repeat unit polymerase family protein, yielding MNFNFKDKLFDLFHPLIIVALVILFILIAMPMWYFYKQIPAPNMDLYIYIAVGLSFFILGIYASNYLMKNKFVLPNKNSINPQKLSLFEKYSKNELILVGLVLFGIILQIVNLVYLGGIPLFSATLKARATTKIWLVSYIIFMPFINILLAKYNRKSHYILLLVGAFLFVLTGYRTTPIAIMLSALITLYYTRDIDFKYILLAIISIAVVLIVVGFIAVQAISWQHWTLNPLELVSHRAAFTLDIFSTAIQNQFQTGGSLFYSTLTGFFTHVDPRVIVGNVTTGREHSITATIFGPAILDFGIIGMIIQMFILGLILKTLHAIQNHKKRVTSAFYGILLAQTIIWIETGPTDIVVWLFYLIGICIIIKNLRGSTDDI
- a CDS encoding DUF116 domain-containing protein, whose translation is MKVFGDEFIDYAQEFNFKNDEESLEALCIGVYWYLYGTTALDLDSNIHQALANLAEYRRAFPEDKPFIDELRGKLLTKFLFKPFKKNEEKLTQENLDLLINFLEATGDYMDQIPHFRNFTHNLEDCLSLTKWFCKNSGKHLGEYTSDLEKYLENNGNSHLMEEDVIFYHGHELEYHLNMLGAEIMNRIFKDEYEKRQRKAIILPGCMNANNKKCRAKEERLGYVCTFCNPKCNVYKISKEYPNHEVYIVSHESTAFKGAKKEDKHELGIIGITCVLNLISGGWKSSNLSIPPQCVLLDHVACKSHWLDEDIYGDIDMEELKFKI